From Mustela erminea isolate mMusErm1 chromosome 1, mMusErm1.Pri, whole genome shotgun sequence, a single genomic window includes:
- the LOC116579668 gene encoding 60S ribosomal protein L37a-like: MAKRTKKVGIVGKYGTRYGASLRKMVKKIEISHHAKYTCSFCGKTKMKRRAVGIWHCGSCMKTIAGGAWTYNTTSAVTVKSAIRRLKELKDQ; this comes from the coding sequence ATGGCTAAACGCACCAAGAAGGTTGGAATCGTGGGCAAATACGGGACCCGTTATGGTGCCTCCCTCAGGAAGATGGTGAAGAAGATTGAGATAAGCCATCACGCCAAGTACACTTGCTCCTTCTGTGGCAAAACCAAGATGAAAAGACGAGCTGTGGGGATCTGGCATTGTGGCTCCTGCATGAAAACCATCGCTGGTGGCGCCTGGACCTACAACACCACTTCTGCTGTCACAGTAAAGTCTGCCATCAGAAGACTGAAGGAGTTGAAAGACCAGTAG